In Candidatus Rokuibacteriota bacterium, a genomic segment contains:
- a CDS encoding integration host factor subunit alpha — translation MTKNDLINAVAAHGLSKRQSASVVESLFDIIFRCFEKSEDVKIVGFGHFRIRRKASRRGRNPQTGDSIEITARKVLTFKPSKGLKLRINHQA, via the coding sequence CTGACGAAGAACGATCTCATCAACGCGGTGGCGGCCCACGGGCTGTCGAAACGGCAGTCCGCCTCGGTGGTGGAATCGCTGTTCGACATCATCTTCCGCTGCTTCGAGAAGAGCGAGGATGTCAAGATCGTGGGCTTCGGCCACTTCCGCATCCGCCGCAAGGCCTCGCGGCGGGGGCGCAATCCACAGACGGGGGACAGCATCGAGATCACCGCACGCAAGGTGCTGACGTTCAAGCCGAGCAAGGGCCTCAAGCTGCGCATCAATCATCAGGCGTGA
- a CDS encoding MerR family transcriptional regulator, with protein sequence MSGGGAAQGGEEQGRVVIPDKLYYRIGEVDAITEVPAYVLRYWESEFRLLRPKKNPAGQRLYRRRDLDLVLRIKALLYDERLTLEGAKKRLVAESRGSAQLDLGVRGSALEAALRRMRDQLRTLRERLTPPKS encoded by the coding sequence GTGAGCGGCGGCGGGGCGGCCCAAGGCGGGGAGGAGCAAGGACGGGTGGTCATCCCGGACAAGCTCTACTACCGGATCGGCGAGGTCGACGCCATCACGGAGGTGCCGGCCTACGTCCTCCGCTACTGGGAGTCGGAGTTCCGCCTGCTGCGCCCGAAGAAGAACCCCGCTGGCCAGCGTCTCTACCGCAGACGCGACCTCGATCTCGTCCTCCGCATCAAGGCCCTGCTGTACGACGAACGGCTCACGCTCGAAGGGGCGAAGAAGCGCCTGGTGGCCGAGAGCCGCGGGTCTGCGCAGCTCGACTTGGGCGTTCGCGGATCGGCGCTCGAAGCGGCGCTCCGGCGTATGCGCGATCAACTGCGCACGCTCCGCGAACGCCTGACGCCTCCCAAGAGCTGA
- a CDS encoding acylphosphatase gives MNATRLRSAAEIIIDGRVQGIGYRTFAQRKAAQLALRGYVMNLKDGRVRVRVEGTREAIEELARDLEKGPPLARVETVSVSWRPPTGRFTSFDVRYAEFDP, from the coding sequence ATGAATGCGACCAGACTTCGCAGCGCTGCTGAGATCATCATCGACGGGCGTGTGCAGGGCATCGGGTACCGCACGTTCGCCCAGCGGAAAGCCGCCCAGCTTGCGCTGCGCGGCTATGTCATGAACCTCAAGGACGGGAGGGTTCGCGTGCGCGTCGAGGGCACTCGCGAGGCCATCGAGGAGCTTGCCCGCGATCTCGAGAAGGGCCCGCCGCTGGCGCGCGTCGAGACGGTGTCCGTCAGCTGGCGGCCGCCGACGGGCCGCTTCACGTCGTTCGATGTCCGCTACGCGGAGTTCGACCCGTGA
- a CDS encoding M23 family metallopeptidase codes for MRRPRGRRAIGLGLLLPGLLLTHPGSADAASRTATSPAKKTTSKTEASVERKARSRVDADPSRRVLGQNGGRTVHVVRSGNSISRIAAHYSVTRKSLIDANKLARPEQLRIGQRIVVPGARVAAGRGPVQLIDAVLDNGDVLFVRAGPRRVPTQFYMASPDVDGHALDFTWPVDGRIISPFGKRHGGWHAGMDIKAESGTPILAAAPGLVISSGQERAYGRIIRIEHDSGFVTVYAHNLENLVEVGDRVSGGTIIATVGRTGRATTPHLHFEVRHEDMVYNPLHLLPAREVIEVRADEAPDLPMESARAHGADDDVDE; via the coding sequence GTGAGGCGTCCGCGTGGGCGGCGCGCGATCGGCCTTGGGCTCCTCCTACCAGGGCTTCTCCTGACCCACCCAGGCTCCGCCGATGCAGCCAGCCGTACCGCCACATCCCCGGCCAAGAAGACGACATCCAAGACTGAAGCCTCCGTCGAGCGCAAGGCTCGGAGCCGGGTGGATGCCGATCCGAGCCGCCGGGTCTTGGGTCAAAACGGGGGCCGGACCGTCCACGTCGTCCGCTCGGGTAACTCCATAAGCCGGATAGCCGCGCACTACAGCGTCACGCGCAAGTCGCTGATCGACGCCAACAAGCTCGCGCGCCCCGAGCAGCTCCGCATCGGCCAGCGGATCGTCGTGCCGGGGGCCCGCGTTGCAGCGGGCAGGGGCCCCGTCCAGCTCATCGACGCAGTGCTCGACAATGGCGACGTCCTGTTCGTGCGCGCGGGCCCACGCCGCGTACCGACCCAGTTCTACATGGCCTCCCCCGACGTCGACGGCCACGCCCTCGACTTCACCTGGCCCGTAGACGGCCGGATCATCTCACCCTTTGGGAAGCGGCACGGCGGCTGGCACGCGGGCATGGACATCAAGGCCGAGAGCGGCACGCCGATCCTCGCGGCCGCGCCGGGCCTTGTGATCTCGAGCGGCCAGGAGCGCGCCTACGGCCGCATCATCCGCATCGAGCACGACAGCGGCTTCGTCACGGTCTACGCCCACAACCTGGAGAACCTCGTCGAGGTCGGCGACCGCGTCTCCGGGGGTACGATCATCGCCACCGTGGGCCGCACCGGCCGGGCGACAACGCCGCACCTGCACTTCGAGGTCCGTCACGAGGACATGGTCTACAACCCGCTCCACCTGCTGCCCGCCCGCGAGGTGATCGAGGTCCGGGCGGACGAGGCGCCGGACCTGCCGATGGAGTCGGCACGCGCGCACGGGGCGGACGACGATGTCGATGAGTGA
- the surE gene encoding 5'/3'-nucleotidase SurE, with protein MTAAVILVTNDDGVHAAGLDALAGALDELGEVYVVAPDREQSAVGHALTLHRPLRVTQVGERRFAVNGTPSDCVNLAVLGLLPGRPVLVAAGINHGSNLGDDVTYSGTVSAAMEGTLLGVPSMAVSQADAGKAGFEGAAVVARLVASRLLVEGLPAKTLLNVNVPGGTAGGIRMTRLGHRVYREKVVQEVDPRGQPYYWIGAGPPEWAEDEASDIAAVQQGLASVTPLHLDLTHYAALGRMGDWESSLNALLRKRPR; from the coding sequence GTGACGGCGGCGGTGATCCTGGTCACCAACGATGACGGGGTGCACGCCGCGGGGCTCGACGCGCTGGCGGGCGCCCTCGACGAGCTGGGCGAGGTGTACGTGGTGGCGCCGGATCGTGAGCAGAGCGCGGTCGGCCACGCGCTGACGCTGCACCGTCCGCTGCGCGTCACGCAGGTGGGCGAGCGGCGCTTCGCCGTCAACGGCACACCATCCGACTGCGTCAACCTTGCGGTGTTGGGGCTCTTGCCCGGGCGTCCGGTGCTCGTGGCGGCGGGCATCAACCACGGCTCGAACCTCGGAGACGACGTCACGTATTCGGGGACCGTGTCGGCCGCGATGGAGGGCACCCTCCTGGGCGTGCCGTCCATGGCCGTGTCGCAGGCGGACGCCGGGAAGGCGGGGTTCGAGGGCGCGGCCGTGGTGGCCCGGCTCGTGGCGAGCCGGCTGCTGGTCGAGGGGCTTCCGGCGAAGACGCTCCTCAACGTCAACGTACCGGGTGGGACCGCGGGCGGCATCCGGATGACGCGGCTCGGTCACCGCGTGTACCGGGAGAAGGTGGTGCAGGAGGTCGACCCGCGCGGCCAGCCGTACTACTGGATCGGCGCGGGTCCCCCGGAGTGGGCCGAGGACGAGGCCTCCGACATCGCGGCCGTGCAGCAGGGGCTCGCGAGCGTGACGCCGCTCCACCTCGACCTGACTCACTACGCAGCTCTTGGACGCATGGGGGATTGGGAGAGCAGCCTCAACGCGCTCCTGAGGAAGCGGCCGCGGTGA
- a CDS encoding protein-L-isoaspartate(D-aspartate) O-methyltransferase: protein MGRRREPGAATGGGERYARERERMVAEHLVKRGIADPRLLEAMRRTPRHLFVDEALRDKAYEDYPLPIGEGQTISQPFMVARMTELLRLTGKEKVLEIGTGCGYQAAVLARLAARVCTVERIPKLAARARETLEAIGASNVWVRTANGTFGWPDEAPFDRIVVTAGGPSVPPPLFAQLAEGGRMVMPVGSEDSQRLHMVDKIAGEAKVTDDSGCVFVKLIGKYAWEA from the coding sequence ATCGGCAGACGGCGGGAGCCCGGGGCCGCGACGGGAGGCGGAGAGCGCTACGCGCGCGAGCGGGAGCGGATGGTCGCGGAGCATCTGGTCAAGCGGGGCATCGCCGACCCGCGCCTGCTGGAGGCGATGCGGCGCACCCCGCGCCACCTGTTCGTGGACGAGGCGCTGCGGGACAAGGCCTACGAGGATTACCCCCTGCCGATCGGCGAGGGGCAAACGATCTCGCAGCCCTTCATGGTGGCCCGGATGACCGAGCTGCTGCGGCTGACGGGGAAGGAAAAAGTGCTCGAGATCGGCACCGGCTGCGGTTACCAGGCCGCCGTACTGGCCCGTCTCGCGGCGCGCGTCTGCACCGTGGAACGGATCCCGAAGCTTGCCGCGCGCGCACGGGAGACGCTCGAAGCGATCGGCGCGAGCAATGTCTGGGTGCGGACCGCCAACGGCACCTTCGGCTGGCCCGATGAGGCGCCGTTCGATCGCATCGTGGTGACGGCCGGTGGACCGTCGGTGCCGCCGCCGCTGTTCGCCCAACTGGCCGAGGGCGGGCGGATGGTGATGCCGGTCGGATCCGAAGACTCTCAGCGGCTGCATATGGTCGACAAGATCGCCGGCGAAGCGAAGGTGACGGATGACTCGGGGTGCGTGTTCGTGAAGTTGATCGGGAAGTACGCCTGGGAAGCGTAG
- a CDS encoding sigma-70 family RNA polymerase sigma factor has protein sequence MSELRAETVDLGGSDEPLETLLARAPADLAGDRDKPGDAARGLPLLGLYLRDIAKVPLLTPEQEQELARRVQAGDADAEGQLIEANLRLVVRVARRYLNRGLSLLDLIEEGNLGLLHAVTKFQPGRGTRFSTYAVWWIRQAVARALANQARMIRLPVHIELLLGQYMKKKAALTQDLGRAPTTEEIAKALGQPLEEIQHIERMSQRPVSLDAPIGQEGDGKLEDLVKDAEPLPGAGLAAALKAREDLAGVLRDLPDTERNVLELRFGLEGEEPRTLESIGRQLGLTRERVRQIEAAALGRLRRLMAARGLEAGDLF, from the coding sequence ATGAGTGAGCTGCGTGCCGAGACGGTCGACCTCGGCGGCAGCGACGAGCCCCTCGAGACGCTTCTAGCACGCGCGCCTGCCGACCTGGCGGGCGACAGGGACAAGCCGGGCGACGCGGCCCGCGGCCTCCCACTGCTGGGCCTCTATCTCCGCGACATCGCCAAGGTGCCGCTGCTCACCCCCGAGCAGGAGCAGGAGCTCGCGCGACGGGTGCAGGCCGGCGACGCCGATGCCGAGGGGCAGCTGATCGAGGCCAACCTCCGGCTCGTGGTGCGGGTGGCGCGCCGTTACCTGAACCGGGGGCTGTCGCTGCTGGACCTCATCGAGGAAGGCAACTTGGGCCTGCTGCACGCCGTCACGAAGTTCCAGCCCGGCCGCGGCACGCGCTTTTCCACCTATGCCGTCTGGTGGATACGCCAGGCGGTGGCTCGGGCCCTCGCAAATCAGGCGCGCATGATCAGGCTGCCCGTCCACATCGAGCTCCTCCTGGGCCAGTACATGAAGAAGAAGGCCGCGCTCACTCAGGACTTGGGCCGCGCGCCGACCACGGAAGAGATCGCCAAGGCTCTCGGTCAGCCGCTCGAGGAGATCCAGCACATCGAGCGGATGAGCCAGCGCCCGGTCTCTCTCGACGCGCCCATCGGGCAGGAGGGCGACGGCAAGCTCGAGGACCTCGTCAAGGATGCGGAGCCCTTGCCCGGCGCCGGGCTCGCCGCAGCGCTGAAAGCGCGCGAAGACCTGGCCGGCGTGCTCCGGGACCTGCCCGATACCGAGCGCAACGTGCTGGAGCTGCGCTTCGGGCTCGAAGGCGAGGAGCCGAGGACACTCGAAAGCATAGGGCGCCAGCTTGGGCTCACGCGGGAGCGGGTCCGCCAGATCGAGGCGGCGGCCCTCGGCCGGCTGCGGCGCCTCATGGCCGCCCGGGGCCTCGAGGCGGGGGACCTGTTCTGA
- a CDS encoding AAA family ATPase: MMAADFAQLVKGARRRSDGEWWDAKCPAHEDTHASLSFADGDKGLIVKCQRGCPLEQVTAAAGCSVADLFSRNGNGPAVHDFTVLTTYDYQDAASTLRYQVVRLDPKDFRCRRPDGADGWTWNMQGVRRLPYRLPELAGQARVYVPEGEKDVDTLRAAGLPATCNEGGANKWRPEHTAALVAAGVREVVVVPDHDAVGAAHGRLVARTCLSAGLAVRMLELPGLPDKGDVSDWLAAAWPEAQHTPTELVTLADAAPTVTAADVTEPVQEPRGGRVPDGPVLVRLDTVAPEPVEWLWAGRSARGKLGLVVGDPGEGKSQVVIDALARTTRGLPWPDGGIAPMGNVVLLAAEDGLADTVRPRFDRQGGDPARVSVLKAVRVDGQEYPFTLERDLPALEAAIQQNHAVAVGIDPISAYLGTRNSYKDSEIRGLLTPLAALAEQYGVALIGILHLTKDAQRRLLMRAQGSIAFVAQARTVLAVGSDPEIPGRRLLVPIKNNLGPFPPALGFRLGDEGLCWEPGAVEGSAEQLLAVDELGSRTDRKERDAAVTFLRDTLAAGMMTSKELQADAEANGIARRTLWRAKTDLSVVTERHGRAWYWMLPQREPAP; the protein is encoded by the coding sequence ATGATGGCGGCCGACTTCGCCCAGCTCGTCAAGGGCGCCCGGCGGCGCTCCGATGGCGAATGGTGGGACGCGAAGTGCCCCGCGCATGAGGACACCCACGCGAGCCTGAGCTTTGCCGACGGCGACAAGGGCCTCATCGTCAAGTGCCAGCGCGGCTGCCCGCTCGAGCAAGTGACGGCGGCGGCGGGCTGCTCCGTGGCGGATCTCTTTTCACGCAACGGGAACGGCCCCGCTGTCCACGACTTCACGGTCCTCACGACTTACGACTACCAGGACGCGGCCAGCACGCTCCGCTATCAGGTTGTGCGCCTCGACCCGAAGGATTTTCGCTGCCGCCGGCCCGATGGCGCGGACGGCTGGACCTGGAACATGCAGGGGGTGCGCCGGCTCCCGTATCGGCTGCCTGAGCTCGCCGGCCAGGCCCGTGTGTACGTGCCCGAGGGCGAGAAGGACGTGGACACCCTGCGCGCCGCGGGGCTCCCGGCGACCTGCAATGAGGGCGGGGCGAACAAGTGGCGGCCCGAGCATACCGCGGCGCTCGTAGCGGCGGGCGTGCGCGAGGTGGTGGTGGTGCCCGATCACGATGCGGTCGGCGCGGCGCACGGGCGCCTGGTGGCGCGGACCTGCCTCTCGGCCGGGCTCGCCGTGCGGATGCTCGAGCTGCCGGGCCTGCCTGACAAGGGCGACGTGAGCGACTGGCTCGCGGCGGCATGGCCCGAGGCCCAGCACACACCGACCGAGCTGGTCACGCTCGCGGACGCCGCCCCCACTGTCACAGCCGCGGACGTGACGGAGCCGGTACAGGAGCCGCGCGGCGGGCGGGTGCCCGATGGCCCAGTGCTTGTGCGCCTCGATACGGTCGCCCCCGAGCCGGTGGAGTGGCTGTGGGCCGGCCGCAGCGCCCGGGGCAAGCTCGGCCTGGTCGTGGGCGACCCCGGCGAAGGCAAGTCCCAGGTCGTGATCGATGCGCTCGCCCGCACCACGCGCGGTCTCCCCTGGCCGGACGGCGGGATCGCGCCGATGGGGAACGTCGTCCTGCTGGCGGCCGAGGACGGCCTGGCCGACACCGTGCGCCCGAGATTCGATCGGCAGGGCGGCGACCCCGCGCGCGTCTCGGTGCTCAAGGCCGTCCGCGTCGACGGACAGGAGTACCCGTTCACCCTGGAGCGCGACTTGCCAGCGCTCGAGGCCGCCATCCAGCAGAACCACGCGGTGGCGGTCGGGATTGATCCGATCTCGGCCTACCTCGGCACCCGCAACAGCTACAAGGACAGCGAGATCCGGGGGCTCCTGACACCGCTGGCCGCACTCGCCGAGCAATACGGTGTCGCCCTCATCGGCATCTTGCACTTGACCAAGGACGCCCAACGGCGCCTCCTGATGCGCGCCCAGGGGAGCATCGCCTTCGTCGCCCAGGCGCGCACCGTGCTCGCCGTCGGCAGTGATCCCGAGATCCCGGGGCGGCGGCTCCTCGTGCCCATCAAGAACAACCTCGGCCCGTTCCCGCCGGCGCTGGGCTTCCGGCTCGGCGACGAGGGGCTATGCTGGGAGCCAGGAGCCGTAGAAGGATCCGCCGAGCAGCTGCTGGCCGTGGATGAGCTTGGCTCGCGCACCGATCGGAAGGAGCGGGACGCCGCCGTCACTTTCCTGCGCGACACGCTCGCCGCCGGTATGATGACGTCGAAGGAACTGCAGGCGGACGCCGAGGCCAACGGCATCGCGCGCCGCACGCTCTGGCGAGCCAAGACCGACCTGAGCGTCGTCACCGAGCGCCACGGCCGAGCCTGGTACTGGATGCTCCCCCAGCGGGAACCCGCCCCATGA
- a CDS encoding SPOR domain-containing protein, whose protein sequence is MATNPDQDEFLEDDEQDEIARRSIFSAGWFRALLVLTVLAIVVVVSLPYLLNWLEPTPPPPAKTQAKSSAPAPGPAGAPPATSSPTPTLIPAPAASAPPAPAAPSPAERPIGTAPLPVVPAPATPAAKPGPGAKPAPTAKPTPAAQPAPAARPAPAAQAEAPRSAPAPKRSGAAEGGSPGGYWVQVGAFLEEKNAEALAKQLRGENFPVQLSAVTRGGAPVPAPAKTSGGQNQLFITGSTPDAVNSALKGKGTAQAVKGGVQVNPPFDLETAMSLSSSLKKEGFKVVIRRAKGAAAPKTAAGGGPTYHVVRVGGYPDRTKAQQARGELEAKGHPGFLTQGTAR, encoded by the coding sequence ATGGCGACGAACCCGGACCAGGACGAGTTTCTCGAGGACGACGAGCAGGATGAAATAGCTCGGCGGAGCATCTTCTCGGCTGGGTGGTTCCGGGCTTTGCTCGTCCTGACGGTGCTGGCCATCGTCGTCGTCGTATCGTTGCCGTATCTCCTGAACTGGCTTGAGCCCACGCCGCCTCCGCCGGCCAAAACCCAGGCGAAGAGCAGCGCGCCCGCGCCTGGTCCGGCGGGAGCCCCACCGGCCACGAGCTCTCCGACCCCGACCCTGATCCCCGCGCCTGCGGCATCGGCTCCACCCGCGCCGGCGGCACCGAGCCCGGCGGAACGTCCAATCGGTACCGCACCGCTACCGGTGGTTCCGGCGCCGGCCACACCCGCCGCCAAGCCCGGACCTGGGGCCAAGCCGGCCCCAACGGCTAAACCGACGCCCGCGGCCCAACCAGCGCCTGCGGCCCGACCAGCGCCCGCGGCCCAGGCGGAAGCCCCGAGGTCGGCACCCGCACCGAAGCGAAGCGGAGCGGCCGAGGGCGGCTCACCGGGCGGCTACTGGGTCCAGGTGGGGGCGTTCCTCGAGGAGAAGAACGCCGAAGCGCTGGCCAAGCAGCTCCGCGGCGAGAACTTCCCGGTCCAGCTCTCGGCGGTCACCCGTGGCGGCGCGCCTGTCCCCGCTCCCGCGAAGACCTCAGGCGGGCAGAATCAGCTCTTCATCACAGGCTCCACCCCGGACGCGGTCAACTCGGCGCTCAAGGGCAAGGGCACGGCGCAGGCGGTCAAGGGCGGGGTGCAGGTCAATCCACCGTTCGATCTCGAGACGGCCATGTCCCTGTCTTCGTCCCTCAAGAAGGAGGGGTTCAAGGTCGTGATCCGGCGCGCCAAGGGCGCGGCGGCACCTAAAACCGCCGCCGGAGGCGGGCCGACCTACCACGTCGTGCGGGTCGGCGGCTATCCGGACCGGACGAAGGCTCAGCAGGCTCGCGGCGAGCTCGAGGCCAAGGGGCACCCGGGCTTCCTGACACAGGGAACCGCGCGCTGA